In the genome of Cucurbita pepo subsp. pepo cultivar mu-cu-16 unplaced genomic scaffold, ASM280686v2 Cp4.1_scaffold001047, whole genome shotgun sequence, the window GAAATCTAATTTATTCCTAAACTGATATGCAATGTAAAAAATTGCATTGAAAGCATAATCACCTGCCAATTACTGCAGACACTTGTGGCAGTCTCCACTgaatcaaattccaaaaatcCAAAACCCATTGAAACATGCTGTCCTTTTTTTATATGCTTCTTTACCTGGTAGTCAAGAAATAAAGCTAAGGAACATTGAACTTCTCGAGATCAACAAAATGAACTGCCGAGATCAAGGTATACCTTGGCGCTCAATATTCTTCCCCCTTTCATGTGTTCACTAAAATGCTTTCTCAAACTTTCGTcagacgttttaaaattgaggtTCTTGACGAAAAGAGATCGTGACTGAAGAAAATAGGACAAAGGTAAAAGCAAGTAAATAGACTGGATAGACAAGATAACTACGCTCACacattcaaaaaattaaagaaaatgtatGGTTGCAACATGCAAAATGCAAAAGTAGTTGATTCGTGGATATATACAGTTCCACCGGATAAATATTACAAAGACTCGTAAAAGAATAAGCTGAGTAATCTCCATATGCATATATCTACCATGAGTATCTTGATTTAAATGCTTGTTAGTTNttttttttttttttttttttttttttttttttttttgaacagGAAATATGTATTAGGAGCAGCCAACCACCTTATGACCAAGGGACAACAACACAGGCATTTGCCTAAGAggagtgtcgaacaaaaggcCTCGAGAATTTTGAGCAAAGTGCCTCTGATTAAGAATGTTAATGATACAAGATCCAAAAAGATTAAACCAAGATTTTGACTTAGCAATATGATTCTGACGTTTGCTTCTACCCAAATGAGCAAATGAGAGCTCAAAAAACGATTTCAAATGCACCCCAAAGTTGCAGCTGACAGGAATAGCCATTTATGGACAACatgtgaaagagagagaggttcCATTGACCTACTTGTTAACGTGCTCTGACAGCATCATCGGTATTGCACAGCACAGATATAAGGAGGGAGCACACTCTCCGGCATTTATAATACAAGATCAGCAATAAAGTGAAATACTATTGCCTGAGAGGCGTCATCCTAGACTATAATTTCCTAAGAAGGGGTCATCCACCATGAGTTAACAATGCATGTTCTCTTCATTGACAACCAGATAGAAAACAATGTGATCATCGATTTTCCAGCGTAAGTAACGAGGACGACACCATCAACCATCACAATGGCTAAAAGCAACGAAAAGGAGGGGAaacaagagaacaaaacaaacctCAACCCTGTCAGGGTCAAAATCAACATCTGATATTCCATCCACTGCCTGCTCCAAAATCACCCTCCTAGCATCACCTTCACCAACTTTCTCGTCCTTCACATTGCCATCCATTGGATTTTGACTAAGAATATTGTCAGGAGCCCATTCCAAATATAACGGAGCGTCCCTAGGATAATGCCAAAATGAAAGAACCATTACTTTTAGGGGGGGAAAACCCAGctttttttcaactttcctTAGCAATATATAGGGTGAGAATTCAAACCTCTAACCTTTTGATAAAAGATATAATACCTAAACCAATTGAGATATGCTCTTGTTggcaaaaattaaaattaaaaataaataaaatgataactCCCCCACATGCTCACATCAATAATAAGAGAggtaaaactatatttcaaatttcaaaataatttgaaaacaataCAACCAAACACAGTATTCTTAAAGTGAGGGCAAAGATTAAAGGTAGCACTTGCATTTGTGCATCAAGATTTAATTTCGCCAAACACTTGACTCAAATAAACTTCACAAGATAGCATTTCAATGAACAAAGCACGCTCCATGTTCAATGCAACAAAGCTTTTGATCGAAGTAAAACAAGGGACactcaaacaaataaataacaaaaggTAAAACTAAAAACAGAGCAGTGGAGTATTCAAGCATTAAACATCAATGTTCAACAGATGAAAATGTTAATAGAAggtaaaactaaatttaaaataccaCCACTATTCACTATATCCATACTAACATAAAGTCATTGCTAACAAAGGGGCAGCAAATGAGTAATACTCGACACCTTCCTCATCCATGTTACACAACAAAAACTCTTACGGGATAAgacaaattaagaaatatcTTTTCTGGAAGATACACCAACTCATCGTTAATTATACTGCAACCACTCTATTTCCGTATAGTAGATAAAGAtttcataattcaaataactacAATACTTTTAGCATGATAGTTATACTTCAACCTATGATGTCTGCATGGTAAAACGTAACTCCATTAAGCATATGCCACAAAATACCACAGTTGTTCTCAAACatataagaaaagagaatgagCTCACTTGTAACGCTTGTATGCTAAACCTTTAAAAGCAGCACGGGCTACAGATGGCTCAAGAAAAATAACCTGATCTCAGAACAAAGCAGAGCAAAGGTTAGACGACAATAGATGAAATTGAGAAAGTCCATAAAGTTTATCATAAACAGTTAAAAGATTTTATCGGAGCCACCAATACTGAATGGTGCTTTAATCAATCCAGCTGATAAAAAGTCAATCgtgaataaattataattggtGGGCGTAGATGAAATCGTTTATTGTAAGATTAATCACGTAGG includes:
- the LOC111786120 gene encoding multiple RNA-binding domain-containing protein 1-like yields the protein MDGNVKDEKVGEGDARRVILEQAVDGISDVDFDPDRVESRSLFVKNLNFKTSDESLRKHFSEHMKGGRILSAKVKKHIKKGQHVSMGFGFLEFDSVETATSVCSNWQ